From Candidatus Dormiibacterota bacterium, a single genomic window includes:
- a CDS encoding V-type ATP synthase subunit B encodes MSEPLPIPVEHRGARDVEGPLLVVDAVGNVGWDEFVTVRLPSGEVRRGLVLEVDRALAVVQVLEGTSGIDPDEVIVAFVGQPFGIPVGDGWLGRVWNGMGDPLDGGPPMLGPQTRPVAGAPLNPTVRDVPRDPILTGISAIDALTTLVRGQKLPVFSSAGLPHFELAAQIAAQAHAGGQPFKVVVAAMGVTHADAAAIRDVLETRSEAGDLALFLDTADDPVVQRILTPRVALTVAEHLAFDLGQHVLVVLADMTSYCEAVREVSAARGEIPGRRAYPGYLYSDLASIYERCGRRRDRPGSVTLVPVLTMPAGDITHPVPDLTGYITEGQVVLSPVVHGEGVYPPVDVLGSLSRLMRKGTGEGRTRADHPAIAAQIIAALARARQARDLADLIGAAALTETDRRYLAFADECSSVLLNQRPDELRTLEDTLERAWRAASVLPRRELTMVSAAEVEAHYTGGELGTDEPKGPGAPRREPGEEEPGGA; translated from the coding sequence ATGAGCGAGCCGCTGCCGATCCCCGTCGAGCACCGGGGGGCCCGGGACGTCGAAGGTCCACTGCTGGTGGTCGACGCCGTCGGGAACGTGGGCTGGGACGAGTTCGTCACCGTGCGTCTGCCCTCGGGCGAGGTCCGGCGCGGCCTCGTCCTCGAGGTGGATCGAGCCCTCGCGGTGGTGCAGGTCCTCGAGGGGACGTCGGGTATCGACCCCGACGAGGTGATCGTGGCCTTCGTGGGCCAGCCCTTCGGGATCCCGGTGGGCGACGGCTGGCTGGGCCGGGTCTGGAACGGCATGGGTGACCCTCTCGACGGCGGCCCGCCCATGCTCGGGCCGCAGACCCGCCCGGTGGCAGGCGCTCCGTTGAACCCGACGGTGCGGGACGTGCCACGGGATCCGATCCTGACCGGGATCTCCGCCATCGACGCGCTGACCACCCTGGTGCGGGGGCAGAAGCTCCCGGTCTTCTCCTCGGCCGGGCTCCCTCACTTCGAGCTGGCCGCCCAGATCGCCGCCCAGGCCCACGCCGGTGGCCAGCCGTTCAAGGTGGTGGTGGCGGCCATGGGCGTCACCCACGCCGACGCCGCCGCCATCCGGGATGTGCTCGAGACCCGCAGCGAGGCGGGAGACCTGGCGCTTTTCCTCGACACCGCGGACGATCCCGTGGTGCAGCGCATCCTCACGCCGCGGGTGGCGCTCACCGTGGCCGAGCACCTCGCCTTCGACCTCGGCCAGCACGTGCTCGTCGTCCTGGCCGACATGACGAGCTACTGCGAGGCGGTGCGCGAGGTGTCGGCCGCCCGCGGCGAGATCCCCGGTCGGCGCGCCTACCCCGGCTACCTCTACAGCGATCTCGCCTCCATTTACGAGCGGTGCGGTCGACGGCGCGACCGCCCGGGCTCGGTCACGCTCGTCCCGGTCCTGACCATGCCGGCGGGCGACATCACCCATCCGGTCCCCGATCTCACCGGCTACATCACCGAGGGTCAGGTGGTCCTGTCCCCGGTTGTCCACGGCGAGGGTGTCTACCCTCCGGTGGACGTCCTGGGGTCACTGTCCCGGCTGATGCGCAAGGGAACCGGCGAAGGACGGACCCGGGCCGACCATCCGGCCATCGCCGCCCAGATCATCGCCGCGCTGGCCCGGGCCCGCCAGGCTCGGGACCTCGCCGACCTCATCGGTGCAGCGGCACTGACCGAGACCGACCGCCGGTACCTGGCCTTCGCCGACGAGTGCAGCAGCGTGCTCCTGAACCAGCGGCCTGACGAGCTCCGCACCCTGGAGGACACCCTGGAGCGGGCGTGGCGGGCGGCGTCGGTGCTCCCGCGCCGCGAGCTGACCATGGTGTCGGCCGCCGAGGTCGAGGCCCACTACACCGGTGGCGAGCTCGGGACCGACGAACCCAAGGGTCCGGGGGCGCCGCGGCGAGAGCCCGGCGAGGAGGAGCCCGGCGGTGCCTGA
- a CDS encoding V-type ATP synthase subunit D, translated as MPDRIPPGRAGRLWLVDRLAAARRGVELLDRKRQLLRREESRLALLRDETARRWAATCGEAERWDMRSGELGGAADLAVAARTVTARAQVEVTWRNTMGVRHPDEPRTTLPTLAPAELAAGNAALRPAAAAYRRALEAAVTHAVTDAAHGRVAAELRATQRRLRGIERHRVPTLEEALRRLQLRLDELEREERVVTRWAQRRQPARGRRKGGRR; from the coding sequence GTGCCTGACCGCATCCCTCCGGGTCGGGCGGGTCGGCTGTGGCTGGTCGATCGCCTGGCCGCCGCCCGGCGGGGCGTCGAATTGCTCGATCGCAAACGGCAGCTGTTGCGGCGCGAGGAGAGCAGGCTGGCGCTGCTCCGCGACGAGACGGCCCGTCGCTGGGCGGCGACCTGTGGCGAGGCCGAGCGCTGGGACATGCGCAGCGGCGAGCTGGGTGGCGCGGCCGACCTGGCCGTCGCCGCCAGGACCGTGACCGCTCGGGCGCAGGTGGAGGTGACGTGGCGGAACACCATGGGCGTCCGCCATCCCGACGAGCCCCGGACCACGTTGCCCACCCTGGCCCCGGCGGAGCTGGCGGCGGGGAACGCGGCGCTGCGTCCCGCCGCCGCCGCGTACCGGCGGGCGCTCGAAGCCGCCGTCACCCACGCGGTGACCGACGCGGCCCACGGGCGGGTCGCCGCCGAGCTCCGTGCCACGCAACGGCGGCTGCGGGGGATCGAGCGGCATCGGGTCCCGACGCTCGAGGAGGCGCTGCGCCGACTCCAGCTCCGCCTTGACGAGCTCGAGCGGGAGGAGCGCGTCGTCACCCGCTGGGCGCAACGTCGGCAGCCGGCGCGCGGCCGTCGGAAGGGAGGCCGGCGATGA
- a CDS encoding universal stress protein translates to MIDRVLVAVDDSRESLGAARVAARLAAGWNASVRVLTVVEDSLIGEAVASVAGPGVEERMRRDAERVLAQVGRDMAAAGVPAASVETMVRSGVPFRRILEEARSWPADLVVMAVSDRRGVQSAYVGSETEHVLEFAQCPVLVVPPPVAGS, encoded by the coding sequence ATGATCGACCGGGTACTGGTGGCGGTCGACGACTCCCGGGAGAGCCTCGGGGCAGCACGGGTGGCGGCGCGCCTGGCGGCCGGCTGGAACGCCAGTGTGCGGGTCCTGACCGTCGTGGAGGACAGCCTGATCGGGGAGGCGGTGGCGAGCGTTGCCGGACCCGGGGTGGAGGAACGCATGCGCAGGGACGCCGAACGGGTGCTGGCCCAGGTCGGCCGGGACATGGCGGCGGCAGGCGTCCCGGCGGCTTCGGTGGAGACCATGGTGCGCAGCGGGGTTCCGTTCCGCCGCATTCTCGAGGAAGCCCGGTCCTGGCCGGCCGACCTGGTGGTCATGGCCGTATCGGATCGGCGGGGGGTGCAGTCCGCTTACGTGGGGAGCGAGACCGAGCACGTGCTGGAGTTCGCGCAGTGTCCGGTCCTGGTTGTCCCGCCGCCGGTGGCCGGTAGCTGA
- a CDS encoding nitroreductase family deazaflavin-dependent oxidoreductase: protein MPLTGTYEPSTQKWVRDQVDLFESSGGTDGTTMRGMPVIVLTTVGAKSGKIRKTPLMRVVHEGRYAVVASLGGAPKHPVWYFNLVADPRVELQDGPVKQDMVAREVTGDEKAVWWERAVAAYPDYADYQQKTERVIPVFVLEPVASDGGHSG, encoded by the coding sequence ATGCCTCTCACCGGAACCTATGAGCCCAGCACCCAGAAGTGGGTTCGCGACCAGGTCGATCTCTTCGAGAGCTCGGGGGGAACCGACGGCACCACCATGCGGGGGATGCCGGTCATCGTCCTCACCACGGTCGGGGCCAAGTCCGGCAAGATCCGCAAGACCCCCCTCATGCGGGTCGTGCACGAGGGCCGCTATGCGGTGGTTGCCTCGCTCGGCGGTGCTCCCAAGCACCCCGTCTGGTACTTCAACCTCGTCGCCGACCCCCGCGTCGAGCTTCAGGACGGCCCGGTCAAGCAGGACATGGTTGCCCGAGAGGTCACCGGAGACGAGAAGGCCGTCTGGTGGGAGCGTGCGGTGGCGGCATACCCCGACTACGCGGACTACCAGCAGAAGACCGAGCGGGTGATCCCGGTCTTCGTCCTCGAGCCGGTGGCGTCGGACGGTGGCCATTCCGGGTAG